From the Daucus carota subsp. sativus chromosome 8, DH1 v3.0, whole genome shotgun sequence genome, one window contains:
- the LOC108199310 gene encoding probable glutathione S-transferase isoform X2: MNLKIHSTLTTTITASQITPRVRKEKGQFSVKEPIFVTMGDQEVKLFAAWSSSFSKRVEIALKMKGINYKYVAESLSNKSPELLRYNPVHKKVPVVIHNGKPICESLVILEYIDEIWKSGPSILPEDPHARAMARFWCSPAIKRIYRSQGEEREKAVQDATEHLETLENELRGKKFFGGDEIGLVDLSATFIALWLGVLLELAGVELLTKEKFPRLCEWIDIYLNCSIVKETLPAREDLLDHLRSLRRPAK; this comes from the exons ATGAACTTGAAGATTCATTCGACCCTTACAACCACTATAACAGCTTCTCAGATCACTCCAAG AGTTCGAAAGGAAAAGGGCCAGTTTTCCGTTAAAGAGCCGATCTTTGTAACAATGGGTGATCAAGAAGTGAAATTGTTTGCTGCATGGTCAAGCTCCTTTAGCAAAAGAGTTGAAATTGCACTGAAAATGAAGGGAATTAATTACAAATATGTTGCTGAAAGTTTGTCCAATAAGAGCCCGGAGCTTCTTAGATACAACCCGGTCCATAAGAAAGTCCCTGTGGTAATACACAATGGAAAGCCAATTTGTGAGTCTTTAGTTATTCTGGAGTACATTGATGAGATCTGGAAGTCTGGACCTTCTATATTGCCCGAAGATCCTCATGCCAGAGCCATGGCTCGCTTCTGG TGTTCCCCTGCAATAAAGAGGATATATAGGAGCCAAGGGGAGGAACGAGAGAAAGCTGTTCAAGATGCTACGGAGCATTTGGAAACACTCGAAAATGAGCTCAGAGGCAAGAAGTTCTTTGGTGGTGATGAGATTGGGCTAGTTGACTTAAGTGCTACTTTCATAGCACTTTGGCTTGGTGTCTTACTAGAGTTGGCGGGGGTAGAATTGCTTACAAAAGAGAAGTTTCCGAGATTATGTGAGTGGATTGATATTTACCTGAATTGCAGCATTGTTAAGGAAACCTTGCCTGCTAGGGAAGACTTATTAGACCACCTACGCTCTCTAAGACGACCAGCTAAATGA
- the LOC108199310 gene encoding probable glutathione S-transferase isoform X1, with protein MNLKIHSTLTTTITASQITPRVRKEKGQFSVKEPIFVTMGDQEVKLFAAWSSSFSKRVEIALKMKGINYKYVAESLSNKSPELLRYNPVHKKVPVVIHNGKPICESLVILEYIDEIWKSGPSILPEDPHARAMARFWVSFIDEKCSPAIKRIYRSQGEEREKAVQDATEHLETLENELRGKKFFGGDEIGLVDLSATFIALWLGVLLELAGVELLTKEKFPRLCEWIDIYLNCSIVKETLPAREDLLDHLRSLRRPAK; from the exons ATGAACTTGAAGATTCATTCGACCCTTACAACCACTATAACAGCTTCTCAGATCACTCCAAG AGTTCGAAAGGAAAAGGGCCAGTTTTCCGTTAAAGAGCCGATCTTTGTAACAATGGGTGATCAAGAAGTGAAATTGTTTGCTGCATGGTCAAGCTCCTTTAGCAAAAGAGTTGAAATTGCACTGAAAATGAAGGGAATTAATTACAAATATGTTGCTGAAAGTTTGTCCAATAAGAGCCCGGAGCTTCTTAGATACAACCCGGTCCATAAGAAAGTCCCTGTGGTAATACACAATGGAAAGCCAATTTGTGAGTCTTTAGTTATTCTGGAGTACATTGATGAGATCTGGAAGTCTGGACCTTCTATATTGCCCGAAGATCCTCATGCCAGAGCCATGGCTCGCTTCTGGGTGAGTTTCATTGATGAGAAG TGTTCCCCTGCAATAAAGAGGATATATAGGAGCCAAGGGGAGGAACGAGAGAAAGCTGTTCAAGATGCTACGGAGCATTTGGAAACACTCGAAAATGAGCTCAGAGGCAAGAAGTTCTTTGGTGGTGATGAGATTGGGCTAGTTGACTTAAGTGCTACTTTCATAGCACTTTGGCTTGGTGTCTTACTAGAGTTGGCGGGGGTAGAATTGCTTACAAAAGAGAAGTTTCCGAGATTATGTGAGTGGATTGATATTTACCTGAATTGCAGCATTGTTAAGGAAACCTTGCCTGCTAGGGAAGACTTATTAGACCACCTACGCTCTCTAAGACGACCAGCTAAATGA
- the LOC108199313 gene encoding probable glutathione S-transferase, translating to MADQEVKLLGVWASPFSKRVEIALKMKGISYEYVAQDLSNKSPELLKYNPIHKKVPVLVHNGKPICESLVILEYIDETWKSGPSILPKDPYARAMARFWAKFIDDKCFPSIWKIRKSQGEEEREKAIEEAKEQLAILENELKGKKFFSGDEIGLVDIAANFIALWVGVVQELVGVELLTKEKFPRLCEWSDDYLNSSIIKETLPAKDELLDRFRAMFQRTD from the exons ATGGCTGATCAAGAAGTGAAGTTGTTGGGTGTATGGGCTAGCCCTTTTAGCAAAAGGGTGGAGATTGCACTGAAGATGAAGGGAATCAGTTATGAGTATGTCGCGCAAGATTTGTCTAACAAGAGCCCtgagcttctgaaatacaacccTATTCATAAGAAAGTCCCTGTGTTAGTACACAATGGAAAGCCAATCTGTGAGTCTTTGGTAATTCTGGAGTACATCGACGAGACCTGGAAGTCTGGACCTTCTATATTGCCAAAAGATCCTTATGCACGAGCCATGGCTCGTTTCTGGGCAAAATTCATCGATGATAAG tgTTTCCCTTCTATATGGAAGATCAGGAAGAGCCAAGGGGAGGAGGAACGAGAGAAGGCCATCGAAGAAGCCAAGGAGCAGTTGGCAATACTTGAAAATGAGCTCAAAGGCAAGAAGTTCTTCAGTGGAGATGAGATCGGCCTAGTTGACATTGCTGCTAATTTTATAGCGCTTTGGGTTGGCGTCGTGCAGGAGTTGGTGGGGGTAGAATTGCTTACGAAAGAGAAGTTCCCCAGATTATGTGAATGGAGCGACGATTACCTTAATAGCAGCATTATTAAGGAAACCTTGCCTGCCAAAGATGAACTATTAGACCGCTTTCGCGCTATGTTTCAACGAACGGACTAA
- the LOC108199361 gene encoding probable glutathione S-transferase, translating to MGDQEVKLFGLWASPFSKRVETALKIKGIKYEYFEEDLSNKSSELLKYNPVHKKLPVLLHNGKPVCESLVILEYIDETWKSERSLLPEDPYARAMARFWAKFIDDKCIAAMWSIRRSSERPEKGIEELTEHLKTLENELKGKKFFGGDEIGLVDITANLIALWLGVLLELKGIELLTKEKFPRLCEWIDYYLDHQIIKETLPDRENYREYLSNVLKG from the exons ATGGGTGATCAAGAAGTGAAGTTGTTTGGTTTATGGGCAAGCCCTTTTAGCAAAAGGGTTGAAACTGCACTGAAAATCAAGGGAATCAAGTACGAATATTTTGAAGAAGATTTGTCCAACAAGAGTTCTGAGCTGCTCAAATACAACCCTGTTCATAAGAAGCTCCCTGTGCTTCTACACAATGGGAAGCCAGTCTGCGAGTCTCTTGTTATTCTTGAGTACATAGACGAGACCTGGAAATCTGAACGTTCTTTACTGCCCGAAGATCCTTATGCCAGAGCCATGGCACGTTTCTGGGCAAAATTCATCGATGATAAG TGCATAGCTGCAATGTGGAGTATCCGGAGGAGCTCAGAGAGACCAGAGAAAGGCATTGAAGAACTAACGGAACATTTgaaaacacttgaaaatgagCTCAAAGGCAAGAAGTTTTTTGGTGGAGATGAAATCGGATTAGTTGACATTACTGCTAATCTGATAGCACTTTGGCTTGGTGTGTTACTGGAGTTAAAGGGGATAGAATTGCTTACAAAAGAGAAGTTCCCTAGATTATGTGAATGGATCGATTATTACCTTGATCATCAAATTATTAAGGAGACTTTGCCTGATAGGGAAAACTACAGAGAGTATCTGTCGAATGTACTTAAaggttaa
- the LOC108199362 gene encoding probable glutathione S-transferase, translated as MGDQEVKLFSLWASPFGKRVEIALKIKGIKYEYFEEDLSNKSSELLKYNPVHKKLPVLLHNGKPVCESLVILEYIDETWKSERSLLPEDPYARAMARFWAKFIDDKCIAAMWGARKNSEGQEEGIEELTEHLKTLENELKGKKFFGGDEIGLVDITADLIALWLGVLLELKGIELLTKEKFPRLCEWIDDYLDHQIIKETLPDRETYRDFLLKAKF; from the exons ATGGGCGATCAAGAAGTGAAGTTGTTTAGTTTATGGGCAAGCCCTTTTGGCAAAAGGGTTGAAATTGCGCTGAAAATCAAGGGAATCAAGTACGAATATTTTGAAGAAGATTTGTCCAACAAGAGTTCTGAGCTTCTCAAATACAACCCTGTTCATAAGAAGCTCCCTGTGCTTCTACACAACGGGAAGCCAGTCTGCGAGTCTCTTGTTATTCTTGAGTACATAGACGAGACCTGGAAATCTGAACGTTCTTTACTGCCCGAAGATCCTTATGCCAGAGCCATGGCACGTTTCTGGGCAAAATTCATCGATGATAAG TGCATAGCTGCTATGTGGGGTGCCCGGAAGAACTCAGAGGGACAAGAGGAAGGCATTGAAGAACTTACGGAACATTTgaaaacacttgaaaatgagCTCAAAGGCAAGAAGTTTTTTGGTGGAGATGAAATCGGATTAGTTGACATTACTGCTGATCTGATAGCACTTTGGCTTGGTGTATTACTGGAGTTAAAGGGGATAGAATTGCTTACAAAAGAGAAGTTTCCTCGATTATGTGAATGGATCGATGATTACCTTGATCATCAAATTATTAAGGAGACTTTGCCTGATAGGGAGACCTACAGGGACTTTCTGTTGAAggctaaattttaa
- the LOC108199363 gene encoding glutathione S-transferase U8-like — protein MGDQEVKLLGLWASPFSKRAEIALKMKGISYEFVAQDLSNKSPELLKYNPVHKKVPVLLHNGKPICESVVIIEYIDETWKSGPSILPEDPYARSLARFWAKFIDDKCLPAIWKVRKSEEGEREKAIEEATEHLVTLETELKGKKFFGGDEIGLVDITANFIALWLVVVQELVGIKLVTREKFPRLCEWIDDYLNNSVIKETLPTQEELVNRFRAK, from the exons atgggTGATCAAGAAGTGAAGTTGTTAGGTCTATGGGCTAGCCCTTTTAGCAAAAGGGCAGAAATCGCGTTGAAGATGAAGGGGATCAGTTATGAATTTGTGGCGCAGGATTTGTCTAACAAGAGCCCtgagcttctgaaatacaatcCGGTTCATAAGAAAGTCCCTGTGCTATTACACAATGGGAAGCCAATTTGTGAATCTGTAGTGATTATTGAGTACATTGATGAGACTTGGAAGTCTGGACCCTCTATATTGCCGGAAGATCCTTATGCCAGATCCTTGGCTCGTTTCTGGGCAAAATTCATTGATGATAAG TGTCTTCCTGCTATATGGAAGGTCAGGAAGAGCGAAGAGGGGGAACGAGAGAAAGCCATTGAAGAAGCAACAGAGCACTTAGTAACACTTGAAACCGAACTCAAAGGCAAGAAGTTCTTTGGTGGAGATGAGATCGGACTAGTTGACATTACTGCTAATTTCATAGCACTTTGGCTTGTCGTCGTACAGGAGTTGGTGGGGATAAAATTGGTTACAAGAGAGAAGTTCCCAAGATTATGTGAATGGATTGATGATTACCTTAATAACAGCGTTATAAAGGAGACATTGCCTACCCAAGAAGAATTAGTAAACCGCTTCCGAGCTAAATGA
- the LOC108199360 gene encoding glutathione S-transferase U8, with protein sequence MGDQEVKLLGVWASVFSKRVEIALKMKGISYEMVAQDLSNKSPELLRYNPVHKKVPVLLHNGKAICESLIILEYIDETWKSGPSILPEDPFARSTARFWAKFMDDKIHPAIWKIWGSRGEEREKTIEEATEHLKTIENELKGKKFFGGDEIGLVDIAGNFVALWLDVILDLVGIKLLTKEKFPRLSEWTDDFLSNRVIKETLPPREDLLAIFRSLFGQSN encoded by the exons ATGGGTGATCAAGAAGTGAAGTTGCTTGGCGTATGGGCAAGCGTTTTCAGTAAAAGAGTGGAAATTGCACTAAAAATGAAGGGAATCAGTTATGAAATGGTGGCGCAAGATTTGTCCAACAAGAGCCCTGAGCTTCTCAGGTACAACCCTGTTCATAAGAAAGTACCTGTGTTATTACACAATGGCAAGGCGATTTGTGAGTCTCTTATAATTCTTGAGTACATCGATGAGACATGGAAGTCTGGACCTTCTATATTGCCTGAAGATCCTTTTGCCAGATCCACAGCTCGTTTTTGGGCAAAATTCATGGATGATAAG ATCCATCCTGCTATATGGAAGATCTGGGGGAGCCGAGGGGAGGAACGAGAAAAGACCATTGAAGAAGCTACAGAACATTTgaaaacaattgaaaatgaGCTCAAAGGCAAAAAGTTCTTTGGTGGAGATGAGATTGGACTAGTTGACATCGCTGGTAATTTTGTTGCACTCTGGCTTGATGTCATACTAGATTTGGTGGGAATAAAATTGCTTACGAAAGAGAAGTTCCCAAGATTAAGTGAGTGGACTGATGATTTCCTTAGTAACCGCGTTATCAAGGAAACTTTGCCTCCCAGGGAAGACTTATTAGCCATTTTCCGCTCTTTGTTTGGACAATCTAATTAA
- the LOC108199358 gene encoding cold-responsive protein kinase 1, which translates to MRMKSIMMLGHTFVIVSVIMKGITSDSQVEELLGKCTRLKVSVDLPIFLNSVNKTFEDMREQLSNAHFATTYETDVFGMAQCRNYLSTADCLACFDAGVTDIRRKCNAAVVGTHFIYQGCFLRYGIHNFYKEITLESPVLVCSYNHNIAEPGAFSPIVQGLLTEIVSATPKMKNYFAAAKRQVLSDGTTPTVYAVAQCVETISQSDCRSCLTRTYTNLKTCLSQPGGTCAEAGCFLRYSDSSFFADNNITNITPYIGGGSSSAKRPILGIIGGLMFLLLIIASIFWYQLVRKAKLEERGDVLRVTQLQGPVIYRFKDLKSATKSFSQDNKIGEGGFADVYKGITETGDVVAVKKHALSSHEAKADFKSEVRLISNIHHRNVIRLLGCSHKGSELLLVFEYMANGSLDKFIYGEKQGTLTWKQRAEIILGIARGLAYLHEEFHSCIIHRDIKSSNILLDDGFQPKIADFGLARLTIEDQSHQISSKYVGTLGYTAPEYAIHGHLTEKVDIYSFGIVVLEIISGLHCTNLKIESVNDSLLEYAWQLHEDDRHLDLVDEKLDPSDYDTEYVKRVINLALMCTQLPASRRPAMSEVVVLLTS; encoded by the exons ATGAGAATGAAGAGCATCATGATGCTTGGCCATACTTTTGTGATTGTATCGGTGATCATGAAAGGAATTACATCAGACTCTCAAGTGGAAGAGCTACTAGGAAAATGCACTAGGTTAAAAGTATCCGTGGACCTGCCGATTTTCTTGAACAGTGTTAACAAGACCTTCGAAGACATGAGAGAACAGTTGTCCAATGCACATTTCGCGACAACATATGAGACAGATGTGTTCGGGATGGCTCAGTGTAGGAACTATCTCTCAACTGCAGATTGTCTGGCTTGCTTTGATGCTGGCGTCACTGACATTAGACGGAAGTGCAATGCTGCTGTAGTTGGTACTCACTTCATATACCAAGGATGTTTCCTCAG GTATGGGATTCACAACTTCTACAAAGAGATAACACTTGAAAGCCCTGTTTTGGTTTGTAGCTACAATCATAATATAGCTGAGCCAGGTGCTTTCAGTCCAATAGTTCAAGGGCTGTTAACAGAAATAGTTTCTGCCACGCCAAAGATGAAGAATTATTTCGCAGCAGCAAAAAGGCAAGTGTTGAGTGATGGTACAACACCAACAGTATATGCTGTGGCTCAGTGCGTGGAGACTATAAGCCAGAGTGATTGCAGAAGTTGCTTGACACGGACATATACTAACTTGAAAACATGTCTATCACAACCAGGGGGAACTTGTGCAGAAGCAGGCTGTTTCCTCAGATACTCTGACAGCTCATTTTTCGCTGATAACAACATAACTAATATCACACCGTACATAGGAGGAG GAAGTTCAAGTGCAAAAAGACCGATTCTTGGGATTATTGGTGGTTTAATGTTTCTGCTCCTTATAATTGCTTCGATTTTTTGGTATCAATTAGTCAGGAAGGCGAAGCTGGAGGAAAGAG GTGATGTATTACGAGTAACACAGCTGCAGGGTCCAGTTATTTACcgatttaaagatttaaaatcaGCGACAAAGAGTTTTAGCCAAGATAACAAAATAGGAGAAGGAGGTTTTGCGGATGTATATAAG GGAATTACAGAAACCGGAGATGTAGTTGCAGTAAAGAAACATGCTCTAAGTTCACACGAAGCAAAAGCAGATTTTAAGAGTGAAGTTAGGCTCATAAGTAACATTCATCACCGGAATGTCATTCGATTACTGGGATGCAGTCACAAAGGATCAGAGCTACTTCTTGTCTTCGAATACATGGCAAATGGAAGCCTGGATAAATTCATATATG GTGAAAAACAGGGGACTCTTACTTGGAAACAACGTGCTGAAATTATTCTCGGCATAGCCAGGGGCCTTGCATATCTTCACGAAGAATTTCATTCATGTATCATACATAGAGATATCAAATCTAGTAACATTTTACTCGATGATGGTTTTCAACCCAAAATTGCAGATTTTGGGTTGGCAAGACTAACAATTGAGGATCAAAGTCATCAAATTAGTTCCAAATATGTTGGAACATT GGGCTACACAGCACCAGAATATGCAATTCATGGACACTTGACTGAGAAAGTTGATATCTATAGCTTCGGAATTGTTGTCCTTGAAATTATAAGTGGCCTTCACTGCACTAATCTGAAGATTGAGTCCGTCAATGATTCACTACTTGAATAT GCCTGGCAGTTGCACGAAGATGATAGGCATCTCGATTTGGTTGATGAGAAACTAGATCCCAGTGATTATGATACAGAATATGTTAAAAGGGTCATAAATCTTGCTTTAATGTGCACACAGTTACCAGCTTCTCGGAGGCCAGCAATGTCTGAAGTAGTGGTTTTGCTTACTAGCTAG
- the LOC108199359 gene encoding glutathione S-transferase U7 — MGDQEVKLLGVWASPFSKRVEIALKMKGVSYEYAEEDLSNKSPELLKYNPVHKKVPVLLHSGRPICESLVILEYIDETWKSGPSIFPEDPCARARARFLAKFMDEKCYPDIWKIGGSKGEEEREKAIEEATEHLVTLENELRGKKFFGGDEIGLVDITANTIALWLVVVLEMVGIKFLLKDKFPVIDEWINNYLDNSIVRETLPVRQDLLAYCRSVFQCSN; from the exons ATGGGTGATCAAGAAGTGAAGTTGCTAGGCGTATGGGCAAGCCCTTTTAGCAAAAGAGTTGAAATTGCACTAAAAATGAAGGGCGTCAGTTACGAGTATGCTGAGGAAGATTTGTCCAACAAGAGCCCGGAGCTTCTCAAATACAACCCTGTTCATAAGAAAGTACCTGTGTTGTTACACAGTGGCAGGCCAATTTGTGAGTCTTTAGTTATTCTTGAGTACATTGATGAGACCTGGAAGTCCGGACCTTCTATATTTCCTGAAGATCCTTGTGCCAGAGCCAGGGCTCGTTTCTTGGCAAAATTTATGGATGAAAAG TGTTACCCTGACATATGGAAGATCGGGGGAAGCAAAGGGGAGGAGGAACGAGAGAAAGCCATTGAAGAAGCTACGGAGCACTTAGTGACACTTGAAAATGAGCTCAGAGGCAAGAAGTTCTTTGGTGGAGACGAGATTGGACTAGTTGACATTACTGCTAATACCATAGCACTTTGGCTTGTTGTCGTACTAGAGATGGTGGGAATAAAATTTCTTCTAAAAGATAAGTTCCCGGTTATAGATGAATGGATTAATAATTATCTTGATAACAGCATTGTTAGGGAAACTCTGCCTGTAAGGCAAGACTTGCTAGCTTATTGTCGCTCTGTGTTTCAGTGTTCAAACTAA
- the LOC108197189 gene encoding rop guanine nucleotide exchange factor 7 has product MDTVFTYKQERQKRSYLSSLKPTSSNLSKPFSVVTLWVAKSLKNLGSKGKDLRGFSDNVVVNNSVYCASPFCLEEYSMEGFVEESGVLGEKRDGVVVNECGVEEECGESCSGSECLASGNEEHSSSEGFSSPPSLRWNVVDVENGSDDVGLEPERPKVDDQKLEKQMSTFSEIEMMKERLSKLLLGEDMSGCGNGVCTALAISNAITNLCATLFGQIWRLEPLRPEKRSMWKREMEWLLCVSDHIVELIPSVQTFADGSKLEVMTCRPRIDLYVNLPALRKLDNMLLEILDSFDSTEFWYVDQGIMAPEADGSSSFRKHQRQEEKWWLPVPRVPTSGLSENARKQLQHKRDCTNQILKASMAINSVTLADMEIPLSFLEGLPKNARVCLGDLIHRYITSDQFTPECLLECIDLSSEHQALEIANRVEASIYVWRRRTNTRSVSSLSRSSSRSSWGMMKDLVIDSDKKELLAERAESLLLCLKQRFPGLPQTTLDMSKIQSNKDVGKSILESYSRVLESLAFNIVARIDDLLYVDDLTKHSDQLLPIPKVGVMTQKSIGVPFAVPITGTPYKTAFNTPKFSPTQLLTPAKGDSSPLIDSSMLPQRGVGVQKVLTEFLSMEAKEENYDNQLRRSNSCLNAVQESSGSQPVVETFNCPEDVSSPQHPFVGKPDI; this is encoded by the exons ATGGATACAGTTTTTACATACAAGCAAGAAAGGCAAAAAAGGTCTTATCTTTCTTCACTAAAGCCCACAAGTTCAAATCTTTCTAAGCCTTTTAGTGTTGTCACATTGTGGGTTGCAAAGTCTTTGAAGAATCTTGGGTCTAAGGGGAAAGATTTGAGGGGGTTTAGTGATAATGTGGTGGTGAATAACTCTGTGTATTGTGCTTCACCTTTTTGTCTTGAGGAGTATAGTATGGAGGGGTTTGTTGAGGAAAGTGGAGTTCTTGGGGAGAAAAGAGACGGGGTTGTTGTGAATGAGTGCGGAGTTGAAGAGGAGTGTGGGGAGAGTTGTTCAGGGTCTGAGTGTTTGGCATCAGGGAATGAGGAACATAGTAGCTCTGAGGGGTTTTCGTCGCCTCCTTCATTGAGATGGAatgttgttgatgttgagaaTGGTTCTGATGATGTTGGACTAGAACCGGAGAGGCCTAAGGTGGATGATCAGAAGTTGGAGAAGCAAATGTCTACATTTTCGG AAATTGAGATGATGAAGGAAAGATTGTCAAAGTTATTGCTTGGGGAAGATATGTCTGGTTGTGGAAATGGGGTTTGTACAGCATTGGCGATTTCAAATGCAATTACTAATCTGTGTG CCACCCTCTTTGGCCAAATTTGGAGATTGGAACCTCTACGTCCTGAAAAGAGATCGATGTGGAAAAGGGAAATGGAGTGGCTTCTTTGTGTTAGTGATCACATTGTGGAATTGATACCATCTGTGCAAACATTTGCTGATGGAAGCAAGCTTGAG GTGATGACTTGCAGACCCAGAATTGATCTTTATGTTAATCTGCCAGCTCTCCGCAAATTAGACAACATGCTTCTA GAAATATTGGACAGCTTTGATTCTACTGAGTTCTGGTATGTCGACCAAGGTATCATGGCTCCTGAAGCTGATGGATCATCCTCTTTTAGAAAGCACCAACGCCAAGAGGAGAAATGGTGGCTGCCAGTTCCCAGAGTTCCCACCAGTGGCCTCAGTGAAAATGCAAGAAAACAGTTGCAGCACAAACGTGATTGCACCAACCAAATACTGAAAGCTTCTATGGCAATCAACAGTGTCACATTAGCTGATATGGAAATTCCACTGTCATTCTTGGAAGGCCTTCCGAAG AATGCAAGAGTTTGCTTGGGAGATCTTATACATCGATATATTACATCTGATCAGTTTACACCAGAATGTCTACTAGAGTGCATTGACTTGTCTTCAGAACATCAAGCATTGGAGATAGCGAACCGAGTGGAGGCATCAATTTATGTCTGGCGTAGAAGAACCAATACGAGGTCTGTAAGTAGCTTGAGCAGATCCAGTTCAAGATCATCATGGGGAATGATGAAGGATCTCGTAATTGATTCAGACAAGAAGGAATTACTTGCAGAAAGAGCTGAAAGCCTTCTGTTGTGCTTGAAGCAGCGTTTTCCTGGGCTCCCTCAAACCACCTTGGACATGAGTAAAATCCAAAGCAACAAG GATGTTGGAAAATCCATTTTAGAGAGCTATTCGAGAGTTTTAGAGAGCCTAGCGTTCAACATTGTAGCACGTATTGATGAcctgctttatgttgatgacttgACAAAACATTCAGATCAGTTACTACCCATTCCTAAAGTTGGTGTCATGACTCAAAAGAGTATCGGGGTCCCATTCGCAGTGCCAATCACAGGCACTCCGTATAAAACAGCTTTTAACACTCCAAAATTCTCACCTACACAGCTACTTACCCCTGCCAAGGGTGATTCATCACCATTAATTGATAGCAGCATGCTTCCTCAACGCGGGGTTGGTGTCCAAAAGGTCTTGACAGAATTTCTTAGTATGGAAGCAAAAGAGGAAAACTATGATAATCAACTCAGAAGATCTAATTCCTGTTTAAATGCAGTTCAAGAATCATCAGGATCTCAGCCAGTAGTAGAAACCTTCAACTGCCCAGAAGATGTCAGCTCCCCACAACATCCCTTCGTTGGAAAACCCGATATCTGA